Genomic segment of Pseudothermotoga hypogea DSM 11164 = NBRC 106472:
CGTTGTGAGCGTTCTCATGCCCAATCCGGAATTCGAAGGTCAGACGAAGGGCCGTCTGGGAAGCGAGAGTGCAGGAACAGCCGTGAGCAAGATCGCAAAGGAACGCCTGACGGAATTCTTTGAGATCAACAAGCCTGTGTTGAAGATCATACTCGAGAGAGTGCAACAGGCAAAGAGGGCAAGAGAAGCGGCCAAAAAAGTGAGAGAACTCGTGAAACGCAAGAGCGCCTTCGATGGAGCAGCGTTGCCCGGAAAGCTCGCAGACTGTGTAACGAACGATGTGGAAAAATCCGAGCTCTTCATTGTCGAAGGTGACTCCGCTGGCGGTTCTGCGAAGCAGGCGAGAGACAGGGAATTCCAGGCGATATTACCCCTGAGGGGTAAGATTCTTAACGTTGAAAAATCTTCGATACAAAAGTTGCTCAGCAACGAGCAAATAAAGGACATAATCGTCGCAGTGGGAACCGGGATTGGAGAGAAGTTCGATCGGACCAGATTGCGCTACGGCAAGATCATCATCATGACGGATGCCGATGTGGACGGTGCGCACATAAGAGTTCTCCTTCTAACCTTTTTCTTCAGGTACATGAGACCACTGATAGAAGAAGGAAGGATCTATATAGCCGTTGCACCACTCTACAGGGTTCAGTTTTCAAACAGAATCCTGTATTTGTACAGCGACGATGAATACCAAGCTTTGATGAAAGAGCTCAACGGTTCAGAGAAAGTTGAAGTGCAGCGTTACAAAGGCCTGGGGGAGATGAACCCCGAACAACTTTGGGAGACAACGATGAATCCTGTCACAAGACGTTTAATTCGTGTTACGATAGAGAATGCGGAGGAAGCGGACGCTTTGTTTGGGATACTCATGGGCCAAGACACGGTCGAGAGAAAGAACTTCATCGAGCGACACGCTTTGAAGGTGACTTATTTGGATGTATAATTTTAAGAAAGCGGTGACCTTGGTTGGTATTTTTTGTTCACTATGTATCTTCTTTTTTACGGCGAAATTTGTGAACGTTGCAGCCAAACCGACGAGTGGAGAGCGTGTTTTCTTGGTAGCTCACAAAGGAAGATTGTGGTGGGTGGGACGAAGCGGGGAATTACTGGAGGTTGCCAGGACGCAGGATGTTCTGTCAAAAGCGTACGTGAGTGGTTTGGAGATAGTGAACGCGCGTCTCGACGAAAGCAGTTTGCATCTGATCGAAAAGCTGAAACCAGCTTTGGATAGTTTGTACATTGTCGAGGTAATTCCGAACGAGAAGAGGGTTATGTTATTAAAAGGTGTGTCGCTGAGGTTCAACGATTGGGAAGATTTACTCAGGAACCTGCAAGCGTTACCCGAGGCGATCAAAAGGATGGAGCCCAGAGGGGAATATTTTTTGTCCCCACAGGGGCTCTTCTACAAGCTAAGGGGTGGGGACGATGAGAAAAGGTGAAAACTACTGTTTGATTGACATTGGGAGTCACACGTGTAAAGGTGTGGTCCTCAGACATACACCGCAAGGTTTGGAAGTGCTGGCGAAAGGATTTGTGAAGTCCAGGGGTATAGAGGGTGGCGATGTCAGGGATGTGGCTGCCATCATCGAAGTGATCGAGTCACTGGTCAACGAACTTGAACAGGAATCGAGGATCAAGCGTGCAGAATTCATAGTTTCGAGCAGCCACAGTAACGTTCGATTGATCGATCACGGCACAGAGTTGATCCTGTCCGAAAACGATAAGAAGACAGTGGACGAAGCAACAGCTGATTCGCTCAGTACAACTGCAGAAGAAGAACTCTCGAGCAACTACAGGCTGTTGCATTTCTACCCAAAGAGGTACATCGTAGACGGGACAAAGTATGTGCTGAACCCGGTGGGAATGAACGCAAACAAGGTTCGTTTCGAAGCGGCCGCCGTCGTGATGGAAAAGGATTCCAGTTCGGTTTTCGATTTTCTGTCCGATACACTTCCAGAGCCTCTTTTTGTTGGACATTCGAGCCTTTTCGCGGCTGATTGTGCTTTGAGCGATGTGGAAAAGGAGAATGGTGTTTGCCTCGTCGATCTCGGATACTCCCACACTTTCACGGTGATCTACCTTAATTCTGTTCCCACCAGGGTGCATGTGATACCGCTCGGACTTAAGAACGTTCTTCGCGATATATCGATCGTGCTCGGAACATCGATAGAAGAAGCAGAGCGACTGCTCAGGTCCGAAGGAAGCGCCGTTTACGGAGAATCGTCTTATGCGCAACAAAAGATCGAGTACAGGGGACTGGATGGCAGAACCCTGAAGACCACCACGAAGGAGGAACTCGCACGGATAATACACGCCCGTTTGAGGGAGATTCTCACGAAGGTCAGAAGAACGATCAGAGAGTTCACG
This window contains:
- a CDS encoding DUF4894 domain-containing protein — encoded protein: MYNFKKAVTLVGIFCSLCIFFFTAKFVNVAAKPTSGERVFLVAHKGRLWWVGRSGELLEVARTQDVLSKAYVSGLEIVNARLDESSLHLIEKLKPALDSLYIVEVIPNEKRVMLLKGVSLRFNDWEDLLRNLQALPEAIKRMEPRGEYFLSPQGLFYKLRGGDDEKR
- the ftsA gene encoding cell division protein FtsA, with product MRKGENYCLIDIGSHTCKGVVLRHTPQGLEVLAKGFVKSRGIEGGDVRDVAAIIEVIESLVNELEQESRIKRAEFIVSSSHSNVRLIDHGTELILSENDKKTVDEATADSLSTTAEEELSSNYRLLHFYPKRYIVDGTKYVLNPVGMNANKVRFEAAAVVMEKDSSSVFDFLSDTLPEPLFVGHSSLFAADCALSDVEKENGVCLVDLGYSHTFTVIYLNSVPTRVHVIPLGLKNVLRDISIVLGTSIEEAERLLRSEGSAVYGESSYAQQKIEYRGLDGRTLKTTTKEELARIIHARLREILTKVRRTIREFTMQSPINMVGKLPGGIVFVGGGAKIPRLIDLALDVFEGPARVGTFNVTNVPILNDDEAADDPALCGVLGGIVQLLRQSQPIVSAKTSSSKESFFRKLVEMFKSLW